One genomic region from Nocardia vinacea encodes:
- a CDS encoding PaaI family thioesterase yields MTITSEDVYKLAPFVRTLGVEFTELTSAVVAARLHHAVELSTTGGGLHGGALMGLADAAAAVCAVLNAAPGALPATTDSTTHFLRPIHGLAHAVAEPMRASRTAVVVEVKIVDESGELCVHVIQTVQTRGPAAAG; encoded by the coding sequence ATGACCATCACTTCCGAAGACGTTTACAAACTTGCTCCGTTCGTGCGTACCCTCGGCGTGGAGTTCACCGAACTCACATCGGCTGTGGTAGCTGCCCGCCTGCACCACGCCGTCGAGCTGTCGACAACCGGGGGAGGTTTGCACGGCGGCGCACTGATGGGGTTGGCCGATGCCGCGGCCGCGGTGTGCGCGGTTCTCAACGCCGCGCCGGGAGCACTGCCCGCGACGACCGATTCGACAACGCACTTCCTGCGTCCGATCCACGGGCTGGCGCACGCGGTCGCCGAGCCGATGCGCGCCAGCCGCACCGCTGTGGTGGTCGAGGTAAAGATCGTCGACGAATCCGGCGAGCTGTGCGTCCATGTGATCCAAACGGTGCAGACACGCGGTCCGGCCGCTGCTGGGTGA
- a CDS encoding TetR/AcrR family transcriptional regulator gives MVRFVHDTAAILDAAARLLAADGVAGVTMAGVIRESGAPSGSVYHRFPDRPSLLAALWNRAVGRLHHDAYVLFGEDDPVEAAAAVAGHVVTWCRSNPLDAQVLLAGVHSFAHQSWPGAACEERDNESARWDTAIRGLVHALRAETGLSTATIALAVIDLPYAAVRRYLTTSRPIPAELDDQVPSIVRTLLHSLPTADEDRSTDPALSGQPPASKRHPGPAR, from the coding sequence GTGGTGAGATTCGTACATGACACCGCGGCGATTCTCGACGCCGCAGCGCGACTGCTGGCTGCCGATGGCGTGGCCGGCGTCACGATGGCTGGCGTGATCCGGGAATCGGGCGCGCCGAGCGGATCGGTATACCACCGCTTTCCCGACCGTCCCTCCTTGCTGGCTGCCCTGTGGAACAGGGCCGTCGGGCGCTTGCACCACGACGCTTACGTCTTGTTCGGCGAGGACGATCCCGTCGAGGCCGCAGCCGCGGTCGCCGGCCATGTCGTGACGTGGTGCCGGAGCAATCCACTCGATGCGCAGGTGCTGCTGGCAGGAGTCCACAGCTTTGCTCACCAGAGCTGGCCCGGCGCTGCCTGCGAGGAGCGCGACAACGAATCCGCTCGGTGGGACACCGCGATCCGCGGGCTCGTCCACGCGTTACGTGCCGAAACCGGACTGTCCACGGCCACGATCGCCCTCGCCGTGATCGACCTGCCCTATGCCGCGGTGCGGCGATATCTTACGACCAGCCGGCCGATACCCGCCGAACTCGACGACCAGGTGCCCAGCATCGTGCGCACGTTGCTGCACAGCTTGCCGACCGCAGACGAGGACCGCTCCACTGACCCCGCCCTGTCCGGACAGCCGCCCGCAAGCAAGCGGCATCCCGGCCCCGCACGGTAG
- a CDS encoding amino acid permease encodes MLATPGTRWGGLFRTKSVEQSIRDTDEPDSKLRKELTAWDLTVFGVAVVVGAGIFTLTARTAGNVAGPSVSLAFVFAAIACGLTALCYAEFASTVPVAGSAYTFSYATFGELVAWIIGWDLILEFALAVSVVAKGWSQYLGEVMGSHSPIVHLGPIDFDWGAVLLISVLGVLLAVGTKVSSRVSAVAVAIKLSVIAVVLVVGATYFDKSNLTPYIPPSQSGAEGEGLHQSLFSYFTGAGHSTFGWYGLLAAASLVFFAFIGFDVVATTAEETKDPQRSVPRGILGSLVIVTILYVAVSLILTGMVPYTALSGDRATLATAFAQHGATWTKNIISVGALAGLTTVVMVMFLGQTRVLFAMSRDGLMPRQLAHTGKNGTPVRLTIVVGVVCAALAGFVDFGTLEEMVNIGTLFAFVLVAIGVLILRRTRPELPRGFRVPLVPLVPVLAVLACLWLMLNLSVETWLRFLVWMALGLIVYFAYGRRHSVLANRPDANSSDGTASVAAHDGT; translated from the coding sequence GTGTTGGCGACCCCAGGAACTCGATGGGGCGGTCTGTTCCGCACCAAATCGGTCGAGCAGTCCATCCGGGACACCGACGAACCCGATTCGAAACTGCGTAAGGAGCTGACCGCCTGGGATCTCACCGTCTTCGGTGTCGCCGTGGTCGTCGGTGCGGGCATCTTCACGCTCACCGCACGGACGGCGGGCAATGTTGCCGGACCTTCGGTTTCCCTCGCCTTCGTCTTCGCCGCCATCGCCTGCGGGCTGACCGCGCTGTGCTACGCCGAATTCGCCTCGACGGTTCCGGTTGCCGGCAGCGCGTACACGTTCTCCTACGCCACCTTCGGCGAGCTCGTCGCGTGGATCATCGGCTGGGATCTGATCCTGGAGTTCGCGCTCGCGGTGTCGGTGGTCGCCAAGGGGTGGTCGCAATACCTCGGAGAGGTGATGGGATCGCATTCGCCGATCGTGCATCTGGGTCCGATCGACTTCGACTGGGGTGCGGTACTTCTCATCTCGGTTCTGGGTGTGCTGCTGGCGGTCGGCACCAAGGTGTCGTCGCGGGTTTCGGCGGTGGCCGTCGCCATCAAGCTGAGCGTTATCGCGGTGGTTCTCGTTGTCGGCGCCACCTATTTCGACAAGTCGAACCTGACGCCCTACATCCCGCCGTCGCAGTCCGGCGCGGAAGGGGAGGGGCTGCACCAGTCGCTGTTCTCCTACTTCACCGGTGCCGGTCACAGCACTTTCGGCTGGTACGGCCTGCTCGCCGCGGCCAGTCTGGTGTTCTTCGCGTTCATCGGTTTCGATGTCGTCGCGACCACGGCGGAGGAGACGAAGGATCCGCAGCGCTCGGTGCCGCGCGGCATTCTCGGCTCGCTGGTGATCGTCACGATTCTCTATGTCGCGGTATCGCTGATCCTCACCGGAATGGTGCCCTACACCGCGCTGTCCGGTGACCGCGCAACGCTCGCAACGGCTTTCGCGCAGCACGGCGCCACCTGGACCAAGAACATCATCTCCGTCGGCGCGCTCGCCGGACTCACCACGGTCGTCATGGTGATGTTCCTCGGACAGACCCGCGTGCTGTTCGCCATGTCGCGCGACGGACTGATGCCGCGTCAGCTCGCACACACCGGCAAGAACGGCACTCCGGTTCGGCTGACCATCGTGGTCGGCGTCGTCTGCGCCGCGCTCGCCGGTTTCGTGGATTTCGGCACCCTCGAGGAGATGGTCAATATCGGCACCCTCTTCGCCTTCGTCCTGGTCGCCATCGGCGTCCTCATCCTGCGCCGCACCCGCCCCGAACTCCCGCGCGGCTTCCGCGTGCCCTTGGTCCCGCTCGTCCCCGTCCTCGCCGTCCTCGCCTGCCTATGGCTGATGCTCAACCTCTCGGTGGAAACCTGGCTGCGCTTCCTCGTCTGGATGGCCCTCGGCCTGATCGTCTACTTCGCCTACGGCCGCCGCCACTCCGTCCTCGCCAACCGGCCAGATGCGAATTCCTCCGACGGCACCGCATCGGTAGCCGCCCACGACGGCACCTGA